The Bos indicus x Bos taurus breed Angus x Brahman F1 hybrid chromosome 3, Bos_hybrid_MaternalHap_v2.0, whole genome shotgun sequence genome segment TGACATCATATGATTGCCCTGGCAACTTGAGAGAAGTTTGTTGTGAAAATCAACTGACTTTCATACTTCAGAATATCATGAAGCAGTAACATTTAAATGAACAGGGAAACAACATgaatttgtcttctttttattttatctggtgaagatgtttaaaaataaagcgTATCTATACAATTGTCAGCCACTGTCTTCCTCATTATTAAAGGAGGTATATTGTAATCCCCCCAAAGAAGAGGGTGAGATCTCAGAGATTAGGACAGtcatttaaatttaactttatgAAAGATTCTCCATGTTATATTTACTTGCTTCTCCTCATATGGGCACTACTTTTATAGATGATTATGGGCCTTGCACTTTGAAGAGTGTTCCTTACGTTTTACAAGCTGGAAAACTCTAGAATCACATTGTTTTTTTGTGCCCACTTATAAAGCTTTGGGCTCATAAGGAGGACCCGTGCCAATGCTAGTCATAACTGGCAGGGAATATTTTGtggtttgcttatttttctggcaAATTTTGAACACTGTTTTTCATATTCACATGTTTccagaataaaatactttttcaggGTGCTATGTGCTTAAtggttttctttagaaaattgtTCTCTAAAAGGACAgggaacttttttctttctccctaaaAATATCTTTGTAAATATCACCACAGTGTTATTTAACAGTTTGTATTAGACTGTTTTAAGATAGATCTTAAATAATACATCTATATTTCCTAAGGATAGAGGTACAAAACTGTACATTAAATTGAAGTTAAATTGATACAACTGGAAGGTAACTTTAGGATTATTATAGTTCAACTCTAGTCcttacttccattttacagatgaagatattGATACTTAGACTAAAGAAGATATCATTGTTCTATGATTACATACATAAAACTATGCATTATTCTTGTATTCCATCATAAGATCATATAGAAGTATAATTGTATTCTGAGTCAATATTTGATAAGTGATGCTAGAAAGTAAAAATACTGTATGGATATTTCAAACAGTTATTTAACTCAGTTGTATTTAGCTTTGGAatgcattcattcttttattcaagaTTCATCATTTTTCCTCGGGTGTTTTTTTACTGTTGGAGAAGTGAGTTGGGGATAATGGCTAAGATTTTTTCTAGGTATAAATACATACCTAGGCACAATTTTTACCCCCTTCCCCCCAGTTTTCAACTTGTGTGTTGGATACAAATGGCGTACGTTAGTTGGGAAATCCTCACAGtacacagaaaatataaagcTGAAAGTGCATATTGCCTTCTGCCCCCAGATGCAGCATTTGGGTTTATATCCTTCTTGATCCTAACTATGCAGTCGTATCATTTATatacattgtaattttttttttttttaatgtattgctcTTTGGCGTGCTTTAGTCATTCAGAATAGTCATACAGTCATTAAGTCATACAGAATAATGTAGATTCCTTTTAATAGTATCTTATCTTTTGTGGCTTCCTGGTATTCTACTGAACTGGTTTATCAAAATTTGCTTAGCCAGTCCTTTACTGATTTATGTTTCCGTTTTTCAAAAATTTGCAACAAaaatctccatatatatatatatatttgcatatttgtgCAAGTCTTTCTATTAGGATAAATTCTAATTAGAATGTTGAGTCAAATTTGATAAATGTAATCAGATTGCCTTCAGTAAAGGCCAGTGTACATTTGAGCCACTGGAGCCTCTGTAAATTCCTACATGCACACTTTCTTACCGGCTCTATGGTTTGAATTTAGTGCTGCCTGATAGTTTTCTCCAGGATTTGCACAAATGGGAAAGAGTGCCTTTGGTTGGTGTGGAATATTCTTGAAGAAGTTAGTTCACAAAATTGATAGTTTAGTTGGCCGTATTAAATTATCCTTGCTCTGGAGTTAAAGAAAGTAACATTTATGCCTGGTTTTTGTACTTTGCTCTCTTCTCAAACTCctcacattttccatttttattgaaaataatccAATAGAAGGTTTGATTTGTCATAATGGTTTACTGATCTTAGAATTTCACTATTTTCTGTTAAGGAGCTTGATGTTGATACAGTTTTCTTGTTCAGGACTGGAACTGGTACTcttacacagtttttttttttttttaatatcctcctCTGGTCTGGCTACTTCACCGCTGTCATTACTGTTATTGGTCTCACTGGTAAAGATTCAGTGGGCCTTGCTAAATATTAAATGTAGATATCCTGCTTTGTATATAGACAGCACTTCAGAGATGAATGCTTGGTGTTCACCTTGTGCCAGATGTTGACATCTGACCATCATTTTCTCTGTATTGTTGTTTTCAGGCAGAGGCAGAGGTGAATGTGGTTTCTACCAAAGAAGCTTTGATGAAGTAGAGGGGGTGTTTGTCCGAGGAGGCGGCAGGGAAATGCacaggtcacagagctgggaggAAAGGTAACTGGAGGAGTCACATCTTGGGATAAAGATTCTTGGTGTAAAAGcattttttctctgctttctgcagAGGAGAAGGCTCTCTGTACAGTTACAAAGTTTCACTTTCCAAAAAATGCTACTAATGAAATAAGAGTTATGTTAGACGTGTTTAAATGATCCTTATTTTCTAGagaaatacattaatatttttgtCCCTGCATGGATATTTAATAGTTAATTAAATGTGCTATTTGATTAGTATTCAGTGAgaagcattttcattttattgtttgttgCTGTTAATCAAAGCATCTTCTCTATATTGCTTGTGACTTTGTATGAAGTCTTTCAAGATGAGCAAAGGCAGTTGCACAGATAATATACAAAGATGTCCATgtgataatatttataatatagaaCAGTGGGAAATAAGCCAAACAACTTAATTTTAATGTGGTTTCTTATAAAACGGCATATCCACACAGGTGTTAAttggtctctaagtcatgtctgactctttcctgaCCCGATGAACTGTAGCTcaaccaggctcttttgtccatgggagttcccaggcaaaaataccagagtgggttgccattttctcctccaggggatcttcccaacccagggatcaaaccggagtctcctgcattggcaggtggattcttcacctctgagtcaccaaggaagccttgtCCATAAAAGCTAGGAAGAGTTTGAGAATATTTAATCATGTGTAAAAACACATTCTGAAAGCAGTATATAAAGCTCTGTACATCAGATACCTAAAGTAAAAcatgaatttaattaaaaatgtaccTAATAAAAAAAGTTTCTGGGTCTATGGAAGCTAGCTTTTGGTAGGTGAGACACTGGatatttttgctttcatatttgtgtttttctgtgttttccaaatgttAGGCAAAAAcgatatatttgttttataatttgaaaaggaaatgctGTTAAAGATAGGAAAGTGGGTGTCATGGATGGGAAATCTTTGTATTACTCTCATGTTCTTTTTGAAacttcattttaccttttctagGGGTGACAGACGTTTTGACAAACCAGGACGAAAAGATGTAGGTAAGACTTTCtgttttgaagtatttttatatGCATTTCCATGGCATTAGTTCTTAACAAGGCTCACAAAggataccttaattaaaaattgaCTCAGTTACTTGCCTCTCTCCAGTAGATGGGGTTGTAACATTGCTTGCATTTAGAGTTCCATGGTTATTTGAGGGCTGTATTGCATGAAACCAAGGATAATAAATACAACCATTAGGATTTACTTGGTTTAACTTTTTAAGTCTGTGTGTTCTCTGCAAGACTTATTCTTTATTAAGGCTACCTTATGAACTGAAATTTCAAGTTAGGAAGCAGCCTATTTACTCCTTTTCCAGTGCCTCTCACAGctgagaagaaatagagaaaatgctAGAAGGTTTGCTTTTGTATCTAAGAGCAAAGGCTAAAACTGTGACAGTTTTTACTTTAGTCATTTATTCATCTGGTCTTTTTGATAAATGATGGTCTTTCTTAAAGGGCAATTTTCACATtagatctataaaaatattttatagtggCTTTTATTGAATGCTTTTTAATACGATGTTCACTTTGGCTTATTAAACTATGCTAATGATTCTGAACTTTTATAAGTAATCCACTTTTGTTGAAAATgttgtaaattaaagaaaaaagttgcTCCTGCTATGTCTTACAGTCTACCAGAATAGCAGTACTTGGCTAGTTTGTTGAGACACACTGACATACTGGTCAATTGTGAGATACCCTTTGACAGCAAATTAAGATAATTTAAATACTGAAAGTTCAGAATGATTTGTTCTTTATAAAATTAGAGACTGTTCTTATCATGTATTTGCTTCTTATATATGGAGAAATGGGTGGAATTAGAAACGTGGGTAAGAATTGTGCATGACCTTTGTGAATACCCACAGGAGAATGTAGAGGCAGAAAAAGCCCTGTACTACTCAAATTATAATTTCTGTTCATTAGGAATCATCTTACAGTAATGATTCTGTGAGGATGGAATTAAAAGATCATTAAAGTAAAATCTAGGTGGTACAGAAAGGTTCAACTCAGTGCATTTTGAAATTCTTGGAAGCAGGCATAGCAATTTGGGCTGTTAGGTTGCTGCTGGCAGTTGGTAATAAGGGCTTGTACTTATATAaggtgcttccttggtggctcagatagtaaagaatccacctgcaatgcaggatacccaagtttgatccctgggttgggaatatcccctgttGAAGGaaatggcttacccactccactattcttgccttgagaattccattgacagaggagcctggtgggctacagtccatggggtcagaagagtaggacgcaactgagcaactaacacagcaacaacacacatatataaaagtgGGCTTTATGGTTTTTCATATCTGCTTGTCTTTGGTTTATTGGGACTGTTAAGCTGTCTGTATTGGTTTCCACAAGCATTTTTAACATCATTCCATTGTGGTCTCCTGGATCATGTATCCGAGACATTGTGGTCTCCTGGATCATGTATCTGAGATTCTGTCACtaatttcccaggtggcccaggtaAGTGAGCAATAGAGCCAAGAGTTAGAGCTGCTGGTCCCACTTTCTAGTAAATTCTCCCTCTTTCAGTTTGCACTCCATTCACCTGAAAGGATAATGGGGCCTTTGTAGAAAACTTAATCTCCTTAACACAGAAGCTGTGattctttgaaatgaaagaatCATTTTCCCAGAAGCTTTCAATCTCCTAGACAAAAGTATTTGATTGCATTTTTTAGCTGTCTGTTATTACATAGCATTAGTATACCAACAGAGTTTTTTGGGGGgatagtgtgtatgtgtctagGGAAAGTCATATCTAATTTTCAGATGCAAAGTTTATGTATAAATAGTACAGTAGGAGATTACTTTGGCTTGAATGGAGAAGGTCCTGCATCTGTATTGAGACTGAGAGGCCAGACAGGCCTGTCCACTTCCTAGTTAGGCCACTTTGGGCATCCTCTGTGTGTGACCTGCGTAAGTGATGTGAGGCTCTTAGGGGAAAACATACCATGTAAATCTTCAATGCTACTTTATTTTCACAGGTTAGGTGAATTTTGTTACTTTATTATAGAAATAAGAATTTCTGCTGTCTTATCTGTATTACAGCAGTCTTGAGTTGGAAAATAATCTGTTGTTCTAGCTAGTATTTAAGAATGCCTAAGGTTTTTAAACTGCAAAAGTTCTCAATAATTAAGTTTCTGTGTCCTTGATATACTTTGCTATTATCAGTCTTAGACCACTTaagagttctttatttttttctccttttggtcAAAGAATAGGAAAATGTGACTTGCTGCTGTGCCCTGCTTTTCACAACTACTTGCCTTTACTGTCTAGAATTTATTTCAAGAAATGATTCCTGTGTGGGTCATCACCAGTGGGGAGGGTTCATCTTTCCCTTTGCCTGCATAGGACTGGATAAGGGAGATTTCAGAAGAGCAGCAACAAATCTGTTTGAAATCTGATAGGGTGACATTTTTGGGTCTTGTTTTGGTTGGggacagtttgatttttttttaatggaaatgacAAGTATACAAAGATAGTCTTAAGTTAAACCAGAGGTAAGGGAAAGGGTTCATCCTCGtacatgtaaaattaaaatagcagAGAAAGCATAATTTTCATGGAGTATTAGATTTGGAAAGAAATAATAGAGTTCATCCAGTCCAACCTCCTACTGGTGAATAAACACTCATTTTGTGTTTATAGAAAAAACTATTTGAAGTTTGAAACAGGAATTTGGGTTTGAAAATGCTTCATTGCctaattattttttgctttttctagtGGAGGTTTTTTTCCCTGAGTTAAATTATATGCAAACCTTTATatctacaaaaatataaatatgtttgcATCTATGAGGTTTTTATACCATTGAATGGATCCTAAGTAGAAAGGTAAAGTTTTTACTTTGGTCGGAAGTCATTCAGGTGAATAGTTGTAATTTTTAAATCACTATTTGATTAATGTACACAATAGCTTTAAAGTAGATAAAATTTTGCATCTCTTTGCCTAATACCACCCTGCAGTTTCCATCAGGCTAGTGCTTATTTTACTTGCTCTgatcactttctgccacaaataCATGAATATGTGAGTGTGTTTGAGTGTCATGCCCAAATGATTTTACAGTTATGGTTAAATctattttttgctgttttcttgTGAATATTTGTTCTTAGCTGTTAAAAATTAAGGGGGTAATATTTACCCCAGTTTGGTTTTATAAAGAACCAAAGGAATGATCTTTGTTGTCTTGAAAAAAGTAGCAGTTTTGAAAGGATTTTCACTAAATATTATGAAATCATCATTCTACCTAGGGAGCTAGGTTTGAAACTAGACTGTTGCTCCAACTggcagatgaaaatgaaaaatttatgaCTGATTTACCTAGAGTTCAGCTGTGTGAAGTGTGTCCCTTTTACCTTCATTAATGGTATCATACCACATTCATACAAACTCACCAACAGCATTTCTGTTGTTATACATAATCTGTTACTTTCACATTCATTGATTTCAGCAGATAACCACAGAGAGAAACTTTGTATAATGTTATATTTCCACAACATGTATTGTTAGCTCAGCCAATTTTTTAACAGGTGGAGGCTTGATCACCATGATGTAATCAGAAAGATGTAATCAgcattggaaaaagaaaacatgagatACGATGAAGGAAAAATAGCTGCATAACTGGCTGAGTGTATTTAATACATTAGAAAATAGGGTGCTAAAATAGATACTTCTTACTCTGTCAGTCCTGTTTCAGAGATCTGAAAATTGTCAATGCTTTGTCCGTTGATGTGGATATCCAGGTCAGTCCTGTTTGGGCTCTTGGAGACCAGAGGAGTTTGAAATTCAGGAGTAGTCTTGTCAAAATTCTCCATCTTGATTTGATATTCACCTTTGGAGCCTCGGGCCAACAGAGATGCAAAACAGTGATGCAACATGATCTCGGAGGGCAGGTAGGATGTCCTCCTCTGGCACGTTTCTCCAGTGCCTTCCTGCATTGCTGAAAGGAACACAACTAATTCAAAGTGGGGAGGATTTTCATGCTGGAGCAGAGTAGCCAGAGGACTTGATGGTATAATAGAGTGGTAGTAGGTGAGTGGAAAGATAAAGAATGGACACTCCTCGGAACTGATGCCATCAAGGTGAAAGTCCACACTGGTCTGGTAGAGTTTGCCGTTCTCTCGTTCCTGATAGAGCACAGCTGAGACCCGAACATTGGTTAGAGGGCTAGGTCGAGTGTTGGCCACTTGGAAAATGAGATTAGGTTTGCCATCTATGTgagctactactgctaagtcagtAAAGCGAATTGAGAAAGCTCGATTTTTTGGCCGGGCAATCTTCGCCACAAAGGCACCTAAATTAGAaaccattgaatttttttttagaacGAACACTAGAAATGTCGTTACCTTTTCTGAATGACAAGGATCTAGCAAATTGTTATACATTTCTTAGTGTCGTGCCTGCCAAATAATTTAGGAATTCAACTTACTGATAATTTCTCATTAGCCTGAAGCGTTTTTCAAAACAGTacataaattcttattttaaaactggtttcaaaatggataaggaaaattCGTTTGTCATGTAGAAATGTAAAACTTTAAGTTTGTTACGAGGTCAGAGAGTGGTCATTGCCTATATTCCTACCCCTGCTTTTAAATAAAGgtaacagaaaataaatgcaatttaGCTGCCACCAGATTACTTCAAGTTGAAATAGAGATTAGATTCATAAGTAGAATGATTTGGGGTAGGGAAGGGACCAGTAGAATAAGTGGTCCATTGAAGAACTTTTAACTTTGAAATTTATACaaagccttttttcttttaaaaaggctCTGGCTCTCAGGTGATTTGAGTGTATGCTTCAAGTGcatcctcctccccaccaccgccccccccaaCTCTAGATCAGGGTTTCTTAACTACTACTGTGCCTCAGATGTTGGCAGGCTGGTGAGGTCTATGGACCTCTTATCAAAATTATGCTTTAAATGCATtaaagtaaaatacataaaaaggaagccaaatgtatatatttttttttcttcttgctaagGATGTATATTCTTGTTCTTTATCATGCAGTACTGACTGTGGTACTCTGGGCTCACTAGTATTGCATAAATGTTGAAAAGATGAATTCAGGAGAAAATTCTAGCCCAGTAAaggttaacaacaacaaaaaaatcaaattcctCTGTTAGGTAAAATGACTGTCATAATATGCATTGAAcacatttattcacttattcaagaaaatatttagcTCCTTTGAAAAAttccttttagatttttttgttcaTATGTTTCTGGCTACTGTCATAATAAtcccttttttcttaaaatttaaatataaatttaaaatttaaatatagagtcaaatttttaaaaatttgtcctaTTGTTTGACCCAAGACACTTTTCTAGTCTCAGGCATTACTTGTCAATAATGCAAATAAATTATTCTGGAATACGATTGCTTATAACTGACTATACCCATTCCAAAACATTCCTatgcttttttaaagaacaaaaacaattaCCTGTGATAAAAGCCTCTAGCATGAGGCCTAGGAGCATTTGTATGGCAAGGAGGGCGATTGCACTTGGACAGTCACCACTGGGGAACATTGTGCCGTAACCAATTGTGAGCTGTGTCTCCAGGGAGAAGGAGAATGCTGCTGTGAAACTGGTGATGTACTTGACGCAGATAGTGTGGTTTTCAGGTGGGGCGTCATGATCTAGTCCCAGGTCACCATTCATCTCAGCTAGAATATACCAGAGCACTGCAAAGACAAGCCAGTGGATAACAAAAGAGGCGGAGAAAACCAGCATCATCCAGCGCCAGCGCATGTCCATTAGGATTCCCCAAGCGTCTCGAAGATACGCAAGGCCTGTTTGAGCGCCATCCATTTGAAGCGTGCTGTGACCATCCTTGGTAACCATCCTCTGGTGTCTCTCAGTCAGGAGAGGAGCAATAACTTTGCAGTGACTGCCATCCATCTCAGGCTGTAATGCTCTGAAATCGAGAGTGCATTAGTAAACCCTAAACTGTTTCAtagttaatattatttaaatcttGAGACTTagttttgcaaattttttttttaaatgcttcctCGACTACCAGGCAGGCTTTCCCAGTCTGATAGCTCTTTCTGTTTTCACATAAGGGAGCATTTACTCAGTCATTCGTTGGACAGCTAATCATGATTTGCCTTGAGGTATCTCTTACTGGTTCCTTCAAGGACTGTTAAAGTATTgtttgggattttaaaaaatttctgaggGCTGGGGTTACCATTCGTATCTTTTttgacacttttttatttttcttgcacaAGTCTAGGCTTCAAGTATGTATTGATTTGACTAAATGTTATGTGTAAATAGCTTTTCATAATTAATTACTAGCTTATAACTGAATAATGAAAAGGAATGTTAAAtatctgttcctttttaaaatagaaatcatttagAAGTGTAGTGTTTAGCTGACTGAAAATGTTTTGAAGCCAAACTTAGTGCTAGGGTAAGATTAAGCTTTTAGAGATCTGTAGTTCTACTGTATGTTTTATAATTAGCctatttaaagttttataattagattttatttgtttttgttacttTGTGGCCATTTTCATGGAGGCTTTCCTTCTGTGGCTGGTGGATTGCCACCCTTATGAATATTCTAGATTCTGACTAGATagtaaataattttctctctacCCAAAATAAGAAACTCCAGGTAGAGATTCCAAGGTAAtattaattttggaaataaatgaaCCCATAGAAAAAGCTTCAAGTTCAATGAACTAAAATAATCATTAAGGCATcaaatgacagtttttaaaacatattagtAAAACTAGCTTTTAGCTGTAGTCAGTTTTcagctgtgtttttgttttctgtgtgtggtgCATAGAAATCTAACATGTGCTTTCCATGTGACCATCCTTGCATACCACAGAGGTGCAGAGGACTTAGGCAGAGGCAGCCAGGAACAGAACGGGAGATGCAACTTAGCTTCCCTTGGGTGCGCCTTTCTTCTCTGCCTCAGTCCAGTACTTGGCGTTTGTATGTGACTCTCTTTTTTGAGGCTTCTTCCTTCAGAAGTAGATACCCTTGGAAGTGTTGTGTATCACCTTCGTCCCTTTTGAATAACAGCAATGTTTAAGAAGGTAACTGGAGGCGTGTGGAGCTAGGCAAGGCtgatttaatatttattgctGATATTAGAGacattctcttatattttctttagatttgAGTTGCTGATGGAACACTGGGTTGACTGTTAAATTTCTTTAGATTAGATGGTCATTTCAGTTtcatattataaatttaaaaaatcttagggCCTTAATGTCTTGTAATTTATTATCCTAACAAGTTGTCATTATCGTtttatttagtgtttattttttttcttggcacACTATTTAATGACtcattttattagatttttttgatgttttaGAAGACCTGATCTCCTCTCTTttgtaaattataataataacaaaatataaatatttcatattgcaTTGTCTCTAATTCTTTGGAATCTCAGCAAGATAGACATCCATAtcccatttttcaggtgagaTCACTGAGGGTCAAAATTTTCACAGGGCGTATGGATTGTTTTCCAAGTTTGGCTAACtttacagttgttgttgttttttttttttaaactccaagaAGCTGCCTAATTTA includes the following:
- the KCNJ13 gene encoding inward rectifier potassium channel 13; protein product: MDGSHCKVIAPLLTERHQRMVTKDGHSTLQMDGAQTGLAYLRDAWGILMDMRWRWMMLVFSASFVIHWLVFAVLWYILAEMNGDLGLDHDAPPENHTICVKYITSFTAAFSFSLETQLTIGYGTMFPSGDCPSAIALLAIQMLLGLMLEAFITGAFVAKIARPKNRAFSIRFTDLAVVAHIDGKPNLIFQVANTRPSPLTNVRVSAVLYQERENGKLYQTSVDFHLDGISSEECPFFIFPLTYYHSIIPSSPLATLLQHENPPHFELVVFLSAMQEGTGETCQRRTSYLPSEIMLHHCFASLLARGSKGEYQIKMENFDKTTPEFQTPLVSKSPNRTDLDIHINGQSIDNFQISETGLTE